The following nucleotide sequence is from Oreochromis niloticus isolate F11D_XX linkage group LG9, O_niloticus_UMD_NMBU, whole genome shotgun sequence.
TCAGTCCACCCTGACAGTTCAGGGAGGGCTCTCCATCCGCAGCTTTAAACACTGCGCACACATTACCAGCTCACACGGCTCGCCATGACGTATATATGACCGTAGATGTTGTTATGCTTACTATCCCAGatgttgttcacacaaagccgTCCTTTTACCCGGCTCTGCCCTGTTGTATAGAGTAAACTGAGTTGAACCATCGGCATGAACCCAGTGAACCCAAACAGAAGCATTACATCCTCCAGAACAGTAGGCGGCAGTGCGGAGCGCGTAAAAGCCTCAGCTGAGCGCAGAGTAGCTGTTCGGCGTGCAGAGCAGTATGGTCCACAGCGTGCCATGCCTTCTCCCATCCCGCTGACCCGTCTGCTGCCCAAAGACTTCTGCCCCTCTCTGGACACGGGGCCCTGCAGCAGCCCGCTGACTAAGCACGGCTCCACCCTACAAGTGCCCGCTCAGCGGCTCCATGGCAGAGTCGCCACTCGGCTTTGGTCCTCGGTTATCCACTGGAAGCAGCTGCGCTCCGTGCAGCCCGTGGGCTCGGGAGGCTTCGGCTCGGTCTACAAGGCGGAGTACTTCGGAGAGACCGTGGCGGTGAAGAAGGTCAACAGGTCAACCAAGAACAAGCTGGCGTCCCAGCAGAGCTTCTGGGCCGAGCTGAACGCGGCGCACCTGCGCCACGCGAACATAGTGCGCGTAATAGCTGCCACCACCTGCGTCCCGCCACAGTGTGGAGATGAAGGCAGCATCGGGGTTATACTGATGGAGTTCGTGGGCAGAAGGAACCTCCAGCAGGTCATTTACGGTGGCACGGAGCCGCTGGGACAGGACAGGTGCGTCAGGTACTCCTCGGACATCGTTCACGGCCTGAGGTTTCTCCACTCCCACGGCGTCGTGCATCTGGACATTAAACCAGCTAACGTGCTGCTAACCAGCCAGGACGTGTGCAAAATAGCAGATTTCGGCTGTTCGCTCAAACTGGACCCTGGCTGTGAGGTCAGCGCTGCGAGCCACCAGCCACTCGTGGGTGGCACGTACACGCACAGAGCCCCTGAGCTGCTCAGAGGCGAGAGGGTGACTCCTAAAGCGGACATCTTTTCTTTCGGCATCACTCTGTGGCAGCTTCTCACCAGAGAGCCGCCCTACACCGGCGACAGGGAGCACGTCATCTACGCGGTGGTGGCTCACAATCTGCGGCCTTCTGTTCAGGACCACCAGGTGTTCGGGTCGGAGCCGGGGCGGCTGTTTCGGGCTCTGCTGAGCCGCTGCTGGAACGGAACGCCCCCCTGCAGACCCAGCGCCCAGGAGCTGCTGTCGTCCCTGGAGCAGCTGCAGCCGCAGACCTGATTTGATCGTCGAAGCTACGCACAGGTGTGTGGACAGCTGTGGGTTTGAATATGTTCACCTTCAGGAAACGAGTACTGTGCGTTAGGCCAGGTCAAAGCTGAGGAAACCATGGAAGTGCCTTTCTGCAGACGCACATGGAAACGCTGGCTGTCTCTGACTACATGTCAATCATGTTTTTACTGTGCAAATAATAAGTGTGCGTAGTCCTCAGATTGTAGCATTAAAATAAGCTGGTTTTAGTTGTTTCTGTGCTGCTGTCGGGTCGGTCCTGTGGGACCAGGACACTGTTTTTGATATTTCAGTCAGCTTCTACAAGATCTTCCTCTCAGACCACTGAACGTCCTGATCCAACTGACACTGTTTCCAAATGTTTCTGAAATGTGTTGTGAATCAAAGTGTGTGTAATGTGATATTTGGGTGTGATGGGTTTCATTAAAATTCTTTTTTATGCCACGTTTGTCTGGTGTTCACATCATTAGAGGGCATCAGCTCGTCGGAGGCTTGGCATCGACACAGATTCCACCAAACTGAAGACTGAAGCAGTGAAATGAGCCGTGGGCCACTGCTGACACTGTCGTCTCATTGGAGGAcactttagtgttcaagtagtacGTTTCAAATGTTGTGTAGCAAGACTAAACACATTGGTCCTGTCTGTCTGACACGTGGCAGCACTGCTGCTGTCATTGTGTtcgtatttaacaaaaacactgCATTAGATTTCTTCACATCAGTGTACAGGCCGGAGGTAAGGCTGAGGTGGGCTGCGAGTTTGAGACCCTGGACTAAATGGACTGAACATCTATGGCACTCATCACTTTTTACTAccagcctcattcacccaatcacaggTTTCTTTTCCGGTGCCTATCAGCACACACAGCTCAGCTGATGCCCCGGGGCCAACACGAGGTTCGGTACCAAAGATACTTTGACCCACAGACCCACTCTAATCCTGAGCCACAGTTGCCCACTTTAAAAAGTGCTTCTGTAAGAGCGATTCAAACTAACAGCATCAATCTTAGGAAATGAGATTTACAACATTTTACTTAAATGCATTTTTCCCAAGTTCCTTGCTAAGTAAAGACAGGTGTGCTGGTTCCTGTGCTTCTGTCCCACTCAACATTAAAAGGTTGCATCACGCTGTTGGAAGTATGTGCTGAATTAATGAGAGCCAGTCAAACAcagtggctgtgtcccaattcagggtctgcacgcttgaagtgcgcgcactacgcgtactacgtacggtgcgtactataagtacgagaagtgcggaagtgagaggcttgtgaaatgggacggtctagccttcgtcgcgcgctcaggttgcctagcaaccatgatactaaccgcgagaaacgtttcatacagctttgtgtgacagaaatgaaggagaaaaaatgttttgttggtcattcatttttgtcatgacatcactttgattagttgagaccacaggactgtaaaacatgatagttgggcttcatttctgtactgaacagtcatttcaagattagctagtaaataataattagctcatgttgttcatgagactaaagtcatctcactgtggtaatgttaatataatatggacaatattatagtattgtcagatatatatatatatatatagagagagagagagagagagagattgagagatatagatatacatatatatatacattacagcagtgagcttgaactctgggtcaaagattcaagtagcagttatttatatgtcctatcaccttaaatcttcactcaaagacaagtatctctgacagtgtatatacagatgtattatatataagagacaaacattgttcgtttaatatgttggcattactacatttggctcaatgcttacatatatgtgtaaaaagaaaatgtacgagctgtgataactgtttctgatagaatgaagatcagactgatatatgaaatattcctttattgggtgagaaaatcagagcatgtcataactgctttaagtcatacagaatagatatcagagccttaaacaggctgacttctgctaaatgggtcaaactgggcagaaagtctacaaacacataacatccttatagaatatgatgtaacactatagatcaacttacctcagaatatataaagcatataaacaattacagcaatatgatgcaacaaacacagcagtgctactaatccaaaatactcaaagcttcatagaactgaaacaaacatttatttttagctccatcctgctgctgatacatactttaggtttctgaatattaaacttgttgctgcctttcatagtgtgtaacttgaaggccctgagtactttctcccacactgaaaacactgggatgataacattatttgaacattacctaataagactgattcagtcaattagttatgttaaactttcctagcagtccttcacaaacagggaacagtctgtctattctctccatctgtcagctgctgctggctcttcctcctcctcttcctcacacactgctgagtttgtcctggtggatcatcaggggtgcaaagcctcacagatgatgtgcagcagtgggtccctcagtctgtcctcactctggacacttgcagttgtcacacatggaaatcaaatgtgtgataagctgcaggattcaaacacaagtgtaacttataaatacatgttcatacttttattccacaatcagagagaaagaaacagagagagagtgcaggacagacagacaggtgacagtctcaggtgtacacactgctacaaaacagcacaagagaaggaggatttagtgtttgtgttattacgagtgctaaacaagaagagctcccagatggtccagtggacacatgtgtgactcctgtgattaaagcatctttctttcagcttaacgagtgaaccgtcagctcgttcaaacacacgttaaagtccgtttggctcgacaccaccgaacagaggcagcaatataacatagctaacattaacagtgcagtgaatcctgcttgtgccgtcacattcaggactgcaaaccgagcagcatcactgactttcagcttgttgtgtttgtggatatatgactgactttaattatccataaaatcatcacattctctgtaagattaaggtcgactatatatatatttagaagtagaggctttaaaaccaagttaccgctgaaagtacaaacatcactaatgtcacataactttgccgacatgtggccaacagtaatgttttaatgttcttaaacattcgcacataaataagtgacataatattcagtacttacttttgacagttcactcttcggccgctcccttctgccgtattttgcggcaaaattatccacacccaccgccgcgctatggattgtgggatatatgggaccacgaaacgtgcaccggaccacgcttgatatttggggaaatcgacggtgCATTtggggcgtttctcaatatgcgtacttgtgcgtacttgcgttctcgtgtactcgtgatacgtcatcagtcggagaccaagtactgttccaattcgaagtacgcatcaagccgagaacgcgaaaaagtcccggatgtgttctcgcgcagcccgttttatcgagcatgcatcggtgtggacttggtacagctaaatatcccagaatgcattttgtccaaaactcaacagcggactcccggcacatcgttttcaacccccccccccccgctcgcggtcttctcactactcaggttaaagaaaccccagcagctgtctatagtattgagtgtccactagaatagaaataaaagcgttctaacatctcacctgcttgtttgtATTAaagtatgtacacgtatgtacatgtacactatttttattaatagaggtttcactactgaggttaaaaatgatatataagtcacttagatcacttctaaatgttaatgtttggtttatttcagtgttttatttgttcctgagtaaaccggtttggctgtgattcaagttaagcttcataacatgttactcacagttaaattaagaggggacggcagtaaaaactccggacctgtgacatcatcacatacgcaggtgttccaattgtacatatcgcgagttcGTGCTCgtgttctcggcgggtacgtactcccgtgcgctCTCGGcaagtacgtactcgcgtacttgagaattgagaaacagccttggagtatgcatttggagtacactttgaattgggacagccgtcgtcgcgtggcggtgacgtaatcgcacttaaaatgcgtacttcaagcatgcagaccctgaattgggacacagccactgTCGTCTCATGCTGTGCTGTCCCACAAAGTTAGCCAGACAGTTTCTTTCTATAATTATATTTGTAGGTGTTTGACACAGTGGATCTCCTTATTTACCAATCAAATACccctatgggctcaaaatgtggtcataaatattttgtacttgtaaatcaggatttgtatgtgtaaaaagaatttgtgtttgtgtaaaaataatttgtgtgtggacttagccaaaaaaaccctgcaagttacaagtacgaattttgacccccatttttcttcctgtcatctgattggtcaatgtcatgtcaatcacaaatgtaacaatccaatcagagaatagatgggtttggctgtcggaggggcacttttttgaactgcaggtccttgaagggtaatacagtttgaagctggaggatctctatataaatatccgatagcagctaggtccgctaactttcagcagctgttgaaagcataaagttgtggtatgtcagtggttagaaataccattaacacaaagtcagggctgacccgggaccattgctgtgagtcacagtgcgcagcataaaggtcctttcacatcggacgcaggatgtgctgctaatgctaactgctaactaaaagcaaaggatccagaatttgttgcgctggctgctgagctctgtgggtttttgcagcagctctacctgtactagatgcacctgctccttgtcgtttctatctctgactttatgtcctctacaacagtttctgggtttttttgctagttcttcaaatgttcaataaaaacatgtatgctaattcataacgaagaaagctttgtaatgaagactgtcatttccaaaacactgcccccccccccgcggTCCGCGGTCCGCGGTCCGCAGCGCTGTATTAAAcacgtagacctgtgacacaaaaatcaccaaactcggacgaccacagactgttttccttcgtggtgatgaaggaaaacgctgggttggcatgtaaaagggcatttattcccttcaaggacctgcagttcaaaaaagtgcccctccgacagccaaacccaactgttctctgattggattgttacatttgtgattgacatgacattgaccaatcagatgaaaggaagaaaaatagggtcaaaattcgtacttgtaacttgcagggtttttttggctaagtccacacacaaattttttttacacacacacaaattctttttacacatacaaatcctgatttacaagtacaaaatatttatgaccacattttgagcccatatacccccccccccacacacacacacacacacacacacagaagtgcATCCTGAGTGTGTGGTGAGGTTACCCACTGTCAGAGTTGTTGTCTTAACGTTCTCAGAGGTTTTTGTTGAGCCTCTTTATGATTTGCAGCTGTGTGTAGAAACAATAAGATTCTAATCAAAATGACCAAACTCAGACTTGTTCATGATAAAGTTTATTTGTACTCTGACGTTCCTGTCATCCATCACCGCTCCGGCCCGTAGTCTAATCCAGCTGCTGTAGATCTCCTTAATCCTTAAAGCGTTAACCTCACAAACTCAATAAATATACAGAGAAGTACGATTTCTGAAGCCAGCCTTCattcagacagcagagggcgctgctgCTTATTTAACAGCAGCTGAATGTGCTGTAGATTAGACACAGGCTGTTCattcactgtgtaaaaatacagCTAAATACTATAAACTAACACTCAGTGTGAAGCTGACTGGGAATGATCCAGCTGTGTGTCACATGAGCGTCACTGACTGACACAAATGTTACACACTTCCACGACGGTCTGTAAGGAAAACAATGCATGTGTTAATGACAGCCTCAGATCTTACTGCAGAGACAGACACAGGTAAATGCAGGTGTACAGTATTATACTGAGGAGAGACAGAAAAGGAGCAAGCAGCTGTCCTCCAACATCATCAAAGCTGCAGGTCAGGTTCTGTCCCACTGACAGTGCCTCTGCTACACTCCACAGTCACTTTCACATGTGATGTCACAGAAGAGCAAACAGCTGTTCTCACAGATGAGCAGGACCTGTACAAACGTCACTTTTAGCAGTCAAACTGCAGTTTCAGTTAAAGCAGCGAATCGAAGCAGAGACGTGACGTTCTGATAAAATACTACACAATAATACGAAGCAGTATCGTTGGAGCAATATAAATAAGTGGATACAGCAACAGGTCCACTGGTACAGCATGAAGCTGTCATCAGACACACAGTCCCTCAGTGAGAATCACTACAGTGGTTCCTCACCTGTAGCTACAAACAGGCAGGTCGCTGATCACATAATGGTGACCCTCTCAGGGGAAATGTGGGCAGCTGAGCCCACCGGCTCCATGCGCTTGCCCCTCATCTCACTGCTGTCCTGACCCCTGCGGATCTGGTGGAGCTTGCGGGCCACGCAAGGGAGCAGGATCAGCAGCTTCCCAACGATGACGCACACCGGGAGCGCCAGGGCCACGACGAAGCTGGGGGGCAGGTAGAAGCGGTAGGCCTCCTCCTCAAAGGCGCGTTTCCAGCCAAACAACAGCCCGTGGAAGGTCGCAATGAGCAGGGCGATGTACCCCAGAGTGGACTGGAGCAAAGACAGGAACGCTCTCAGACACAGGGTTTTGTTGTGATCAGATAACAAGACAGCACAACAATGACTTACATTAGACACGCCCCTAAACCCTAACATCAAGACTACAGCAGAACATGTTTACACATATGTAGACTGTCATGTGACTGTCTAAGAGACTGACAAGCATCCCGGTCACAGGACGTGTTCCCCGAGTGTTCACAGCAGGAGAGCTAGGAGTGACGGCATGTCTTCTCAGAGATACAACCTCAGAGTTCACAGCAGCTAAGTTGGTTTCAGGTACACTCGTCACAGAACGCCTGCTCCATTATGCACTACTAATCATGTATATACACTAGACTCCTCTGGACTCTCTAAGGCACAGGGTCTGACATGAGGCTGGTGGACTCTGTTGGTACCTGTATGAAGCCGAATTCCCTCCAGTTGAGCATGCTGTGGACAGACGGGATGGAGGTGACAGCCAGCAGAGACAGCAGCCCCAGACTCATGATCCCAAAGGAAACATACATCTCCACCCTCCACACTTCTTCCTCGTTCCATGTGCTTTCCATGTTAGAGTGGACCTGCAATCACATGAGAACATCGAGTCCATCACAGTTATTACAGTTCATCAGGAGGAAACCCTACCGCTGCTGTCACTGTTTTTACAGTGCTGtcagactctgtagttttctctggtcccctccccaatcagaccaggaatgacatgtttagccgcatgttctccttaaactgctggctgtctgagtggtgtccaaaaaacgATGTGgccttcatagataattggcaaaccttctggaggaaacctggtcttgttaggagagacggcatccatcccactttggatggagcagctctcatttctagaaatatggaccaatttattaaaccccccaaaatatgactatccagagttgggaccaggaagcagagttgcagtcttacacgcctctctgcagcttctctcctcctgctacccccccaaaaacccatctccattgagactgtgtcagctcccaaacagacaaaagacaaactaaaaaccagcaagaAATAGGGATgggttctgacataaacaatagtaaccagaccgaaaagcagcgcacatttcggtgctttatttcggtgctttttttccctgagatgtcatacactttggattctaggcAATCgttttacctttccaaggatagtaggcggggccaggtacgtatgttcttttagagcagagctacagattaaaaatgcccaaggcgaagcggtcaaaagtctggctgtacttcacagcaaaagatgcaaactcagcagcctgcaacaagtgctttaagctgatactgtgatgctgtcaaaggaggtaacacctcaaatctcatgaaacacctggcgacgcatagcgtttttttaaaagaaatgcgccgtgtttgatagcttgctgcgagacctcacaccgtgcacatctactgcgggtgtggtgcctgttatcggacccggagttagcaacatcccccaaaaacctgaagaggagagtcctggcccctagccctgtcagtgtagcagaaatgatgaggatgatgatggcagcagcagccgttctcctctgcgtgagtagcttcatgttgttcgtgtgtaatttacgttgagtacgctaaccatgttattacattaatgcatgtaaggtgaactagcaaacaccgtcgtagttacatgcggctgtcttcttgtttgatagagtgataccatatatgccctgtagctgcagaaaaggctcacattgttatctttttacaaaaaaaactaaacatgagaggttttaggacaaagtttgtgttttccattgtttaagcaccggttcgagcaccgtttaagcaccggcaccgtttcaaaagtaccggtttggcaccggtatcggataaaacctaaacgatacccatccctagcaacaaacaacttaaacataaaaaatcacaaagaaagaacaatacagtatccacatctgaaccaaagagtaaaacagtgaaatgtggattattaaatattaggtctctctcctccaagtctctgttagtacatgacttaataattgatcaacaaatcgatttactctgccttacagaaacctggttgcagcaggatgagtatgttagtttaaatgaatcaacacccccgagtcattctaactaccagaaacctcgaagcacaggccgagggggcggtgtggcagcaatttttcacaccagcctattaatcaaccaaagacccagacagacttttaattcatttgaaagcctgatgcttagcctcgtccaccccagctgtaaaactcagaaaccagtcttacttgttatcatctatcgtccacctgggccttacacagagtttctctctgatttctcagactttttatctgatttaatgACTGagaatgacttcatgaacttcttcacaaataaaatttttatcattagagaaaaacttaccaataatcatcccacagatgtaatattatctacagctactttcagtaccattgatattcatttagactcttttctCCAATcaatctttctgagttaacttcaataattacttcctccaaaccatcaacgtgtcttttagaccccattcctacaaaactgctcaaagaagtcctgccattaattaatgcttcgatcttaaatatgatcaacctatctctaataatcggctatgtaccacaggccttcaaggtggctgtagttaaacctttacttaaaaagcatctctagacccagcagtcttagctaattataggccaatctccaaccttcctttcatatcaaacatccttgaaagagtagttgtcaaacagctaacagatcatctgcagaggaatggcttatttgaagagtttcagtcaggtttcagagctcatcacagcacagaaacagctttagtgaaggttacaaatgatcttcttatggcctctgacagtggactcatctctgtgcttgtcctgctagacctcagtgcagcgttcgatactgttgaccataatatcctattagagcgattagaacatgctgtaggtattacaggtactgcactgcagtggtttgtatcatatctatctaatagactcatatttgtacatgtaaatggagagtcctcttcacacactaaggtcaattatggtgttccacagggttcagtgctaggaccaattctatttacattatacatgcttcccttaggcagcatcattagaagacatagcataaattttcactgctatgcagatgatacgcagctctatctgtccatgaagccaggtaacacacaccaatgagttaaactgcaggaatgtcttaaagacataaagacctggatggccgctaactttctgcttcttaattcagatcaaactgaggttattgtactcggccctgaaaatcttagaaatatggtatctaagcagattcttactctggatggcattaccttggcctccagtaatgctgtgaggaaccttggagtcacttttgaccaggatatatcttatatctatatccatttgcgcaacatctctaaaattagaaatatcctgt
It contains:
- the mos gene encoding proto-oncogene serine/threonine-protein kinase mos; this encodes MNPVNPNRSITSSRTVGGSAERVKASAERRVAVRRAEQYGPQRAMPSPIPLTRLLPKDFCPSLDTGPCSSPLTKHGSTLQVPAQRLHGRVATRLWSSVIHWKQLRSVQPVGSGGFGSVYKAEYFGETVAVKKVNRSTKNKLASQQSFWAELNAAHLRHANIVRVIAATTCVPPQCGDEGSIGVILMEFVGRRNLQQVIYGGTEPLGQDRCVRYSSDIVHGLRFLHSHGVVHLDIKPANVLLTSQDVCKIADFGCSLKLDPGCEVSAASHQPLVGGTYTHRAPELLRGERVTPKADIFSFGITLWQLLTREPPYTGDREHVIYAVVAHNLRPSVQDHQVFGSEPGRLFRALLSRCWNGTPPCRPSAQELLSSLEQLQPQT